The sequence ATATGATGGCGGAGGGGCGGAGTGTTGGGATCAGACTCCCCGGCCTTCTCCGCCAATGTGTAGACCACCACCTACACTCCGCTGTCGGTGTTGAGCTAGGGTTAATGcgatgtaaacaaaacaaaatacaggaGAGTTTCCCCGGTAAAAGAAGTTAGTGCAACATGCTTTCCTCACGAGATTTAATCCAAACCATTCGCGCTGCAAGAGTCTAGGTTAGCTCGTTAGCTTTCggtagccagctagctagctagctaaaagaCAAGCTGGAAAGAGGAACCATGGCTTACCTTCACTGTttatagctaacgttaccagacTGGTTGTCTGCACCTTGTGTCTACAGCCAATATATCGTATGCATTGGTCTCTTTAAACACTGTAAACGTATTCATTCGACAGAATCGTACTTTTAGAAAGTCGTgctctgtattttatttattatttttccccTCTCCTCCAACGGTCGCTGCTGCGTATCAGTATGTGTCTGCTGGCTCCTAGTTGCTGCTcttcttgttgtttgtgtttcgGAAACATGGCCGTCCGTGTGATACCACGTGACTAGACATTGACAAGCTGCTAACCAATGTTATAGCAGGGCAAACACACCCCTATTGAACAGCCTCAAAACCGACGTGTACCGCACTTTGAAACGGCATTTTTATATGCAAGGAGTTATTAGCCGGTAAACTGAGCAGCGAGGCCAAATTTAgctttatactgtatttttaaacatacatcGAAAACAGCCAGCTCACTACACATTCACGAGGCAGGAACGATTAGACACAGAATAACGAAATGAACTTATGACAAAGGTGTTTCATGGACTTTGCAGTCAATAGAATCGTGCTTCAAATGCACAATGCCATATTTTGAGTTATTAAcgtagacagttaaagaaagctTATTAGCTATCAATGAAGTAAATGACTAGCAGAGCATGTTGAGTAGCAATGTCGAACTGAGCATGTGCAAGACTTTTGTGGAAGGCAGAATAGTGTTtaatcagcagagggcgctatTGAATAACAGTGGCACCATATGAATATAAAGTAGTATGATTTTGGACATGGGCCCGCATGGACCACGTTTCACATATTGTCAACATGCATGAAGGCTAAATTAGTACTGAGATTATATTGCATGACCTCTTGAAAAGTGGGTGAAAGTCGAAAAATAGTGAGAAAATGttcagaaataaaaactaaaaactaatttaaaaaagtatgaTCTACTATCATCTggaaacatttaaaattgaattaaaaattgaattaaatgaaaatgaatattgcCGAtcaaaccatagaccgttaatatacatatacagtctatggatcAAACTAGCTGAACACAAGAGGTTAAAAGTGAAGAAATTAACATCACAGCCATTATAGATGAAGAAGAATGAAGCAAACCAATTAAACTGCAGTGTGACACTTAAAGTGTAAATCAACTCTTTTtaagacaaaataataaaataaatactcaTTAAGTATGTAAAAATGAAGTAGAAAAGTTTGTagagaaaatgtaaacaaaaacagtaattaaGCTGTTTGTAGCAAAACACATTTGATAACTTTTGAAATCCTAatgattctttgtttttttcatgtttggaTCAGTCATTGAGGCAGGCATAGCTGCAGGTACAGTGTGCACTGTTCTAATGgagtctgagagagagggatcTGAATTTGAAAAGTCTTACAACCATCCACTGGTGGTTTCTTTGCCTACCTCACTGAGGAGGCAGGTTAGCTGGATCCTCAGGCTGCTGTGGGATGACACTCCATCTTGTAGTAGAAATACAAGTTGCTGTGATTCATGGGACACACTTCTGGCAATGAAAGTGAGGTGGGCCTGGTGGGTCAACACATATTGTGCAAGCATCATGGGAGCTGGGAGTGGAACCCTCAGTGCAGATACTGGAGGCAAGAGCAGTAGTATTTTGCAGAATGCAGTCTTCACTAGCCCTCCTCATTCCCTTCTTCATTCCTGGGACATTTAACCAGCTGGATAAGGGTTTgcttttcaggtttttttcttccagtTAGGCTACAAAAGGGAGTTTGGGTTTGGACTTGGCAGGGACGAGGAGGTCGGTAGTATTAATTGTACAGCCACTCAATAGAAATGTATCTGATAATGTGCATACCCATAGTTAGCTTGGATTTATCAAAATGCCATGTACCACCGGTAACTTTATATGTTGTAAATTGCTATGTACAAGTTATATCTATGAGTGATCATAGCTATAACTTGTATGTAGCAATTTTGTagatttgtacttttactaaagtaaatgatcagaatacttcctccacaacTGTCTATGATGCAAACACAATGCAGCTGCAAGAGGAACCCTCTCTGTATCTGGGCAAATCTATCAACCTATAAGAGCATGTTTGACAGAGGAACTATCTGGTCAGATGGAAAGTACATACTACATCGGTGGGAATTTATGAGATAAACTAGTAGGCAACCTGGCAGAAGCCTGTGCAAAGCTGCATGGCTGCATAGATATTGAAGGAACAGATAAGTCAACTGTTCAGCCAATAGAGCCacactgagctgctgctgctttgcATGCATGTATAGTCACTGTCCAACAGTTATTACACTTGACTAGATCATGACAGCAACACATTTATTCATAGTGGTGTGTGGCAGCACATGTCACACCCCCAAGTGACAAAGGACCCTGTTTTGTATTACTTTACTCAAGTTGTGTGACGATGCATCTGTTTTGCACCTGCGCCCTATCCTTCTCCCTGCTGATGGCGTCCCCCCTGGTGAGTGCCAGTGTGTCCAACAGCTTCAAAGACTGCCACCAGTTTTTCTACATGCAGACACCACCTGCAGGGATGAAGGGAACCAACCTGAGGAGGGTCTGCCAAAAGTATGCAGACAAACAGCGCTACGCCACGTTGTATGACAGCAGTCGGCGCCTCCCCCTCTACTCAGCCTACATCTTCAAGAAGTCTGATGGGAAGAGGAGGATCGACACACCATGGATGTATGAGCCACAGGtagagacgtgtgtgtgtgtgttaagccTGAGAGAAGCATAATGTTTTGGGGGCAAGGGGCAATCATGATGCTTTAAGATCCATCAAGACAAAACAGAAGTAGGACTAGTCCCCGGACAATCACTCAAACATGTCCCctcctaaaatgttttttaaataggaatagacttttttggaaaatacgcttatttgctttttgcagagagttagatgaaaaaATTGACATCCCTTTTCAGGTAAATATGTTCtggagccagcagctggttagttTAGATTAGCACAAATACAGTTAGCctacacatacaaaaaatatacataatgaCTGTGCAAACATGAGATCTTCTCaattaacacacaaaacaaattcccAAAACTACTCCTTTAagaattaaaaacatgaattggaTCATTACTGTCTAAGCACAAACTAACCATTAGATTTAAGAAAGAAGTTGGAACATTGTCAGTGGGATCCTATTGTCGTCAAAGATTAGAGTAGTGGTACTGCATTTTAAGACTcttacagtgggtacggaaagtattcagacccctttaaatttttcactctttgtttcattgcagcctttttccaaaaatcaaaaaagttcattttattctcagtaatgtacctcagcaacccatcttgacagaaaaaaacagaaattagaaatttttgcatatattaaaaaacaaaaactgaaattatCACATGTCAGTTTTagaccctttgttcagtatttagtaaagcacccttttgatctaatacagccatgagtcgttttgggaaagatgcacaagtttttcacatctggattggGTATCCCTGCctcctccttgcagatcctctccatTGTCGGGCAgttggatggtaaacgttggtggacagtcattttcaggtctctccagagatgctcattggtttaagtcagggctctgctggccattcaagaacagccacggagttgttgtgaagccactcctcgttattttagcggtgtgcttagggtcattgcttgttggaaggtaaaccttcggcccagtctgaggtccagagcactctggaaaaggttttcgtccaggatatccctgtacttggccgcattcatctttccccgattgcaaccagtcgtcctgtccctgcagctgaaaacacccccacagcatgatgctgccaccaccatgcttcactgttgagactgtattggacaggtgatgagcagtgcctggttttctccacacataccgcttagaattaaggccaaaaagttctatcttggcctcatcagaccagaggattttattattcaccatcttggagtccttcaggtgttttttagcaaactccatgcgggctttcatgtgtcttgcactgaggaggcttccgtcgggccactctgccataaagccgACTGTGGATTGCTGcgtgatggttgacttactacaactttctcccatctcccgactgcatctctggagctcagccacagtgaccattgggttcttctttgcctctctccccaggctcttctcccccgatagctcagtttggccggacggccactctaggaagggttctggtcgtcccaaacgtcttccatttgattatggaggccactgtgctcttaggacCTTAAGTGCAGCaaaatttttttgtaaccttgaccagatctgtgccttgccacaattctgtctctgagctcttcaggcagttcctttgacctcatgattgtcatttgctctgacatgcactgtgagctgtaaggtcttatatagagGTGTGTGGGCTTTCCTATCATCAAGTCAATAGTAATcaacacagctggactccatgaggtgtagaaccatctcaaggatgattagaaaaatagacagcacctgagttacatatgagggtcacggcaaagggtctgatacttatgaccatgtgatatttcagtttttctttttaataaatttgcaaaaatttctacatttctgttttttctgtccaagatgggtgctgagtgtacattactgagaataaaatgaacttttttgatttttggaaaatggctgcaatgaaacaaagagtgaaaaatttaaaggggtctgaatactttccgtacccactgtaagTGTCTTGTCATTTCAAATACAGTCACTTTGAACATTTCTTTCATTCCTTTTCCTTACAGTTGGTTTCTGATGATGAGAGTGGCAACATGAGAGCCCTTCCCCTTACTGAAGACACCCCACCTCTGATTGAGGACAGCCAGGCTGTGCTGGAGGACTACACAGATGCTGTAGAATATAGACGTGGCCCACTGAATCCTGACctgcaccaatcacagccaGATGACAAATCCTCCACATACACTCTGACTAATGTAGTCCCATTATTCACAAACTTTCTGGACGCTTCCTGGAACCCATACTTGGACATCATCCGCCGCCGCCTCAACAACTTCTGCCACGGCACATCTTTCATGGTGACAGGGGTGACCGTTTCTGGAGGGACCCTCAAACGAGATAACAAAGACCGACTCGCAATCCCAAAGCACCTATGGCTGGCTTACTGCTGCCCGCGGTTTGACCATAACTCTCCGTATGAggtgagattcatgttcccaAGTTATGGGGGCTATGCACTGAATGAACAGACTGACCACAGCGTGGTGGAAGTCCCTCTAAAGACTCTAGAGATCTTCCTGAAGAGCCAGTCAGACATAGACAGTGACCCGACCATTTTCTACAAGGGGTGTGTGCCAGAAAACAGCTTCAGGAAGAAGAGAGACCCGACCAGTGTTTCAGTATCATGGGACAATCCTGAACGGGATGCACATGCATAAAGTATACCTGTAAAGAAAACTAGCTCGGATCAACTTGAATAGAAGCAGTGTTAGGTATTTCtggctttacataaaaaaatactatattaAGGAGGGAAAGGGCCATGTCATGACTAACAAAGCTCTTCATTTTTCCTTAGACCAGGCAAATTTTGATTCAGATTGTAGCTCTCTATCAGTGGTAGTATGTGAGAAGGGGCCATAATACACATACCAATTAGCACCACCAAAGGAAATAATGTGTAAATGCACATGAAAAGGTGGACACTAGTATCACACTCTAATAAAAGGTAGATGATTTGCAAGAAACTGatctgatcataaaaaaaaattatcaaaatcaaaacagcagAGCCCGAGGTATCCTGACCTTACTGTCACATATCAGCCAAGCCCCCAGGACTtagatcctacatttcccatcatGCAATGCAACTGTATGGCATGCATATTTCAAAGAAAATATACTAAATCAGATTAGGCCTTAGTCCAAGAAATGGGTTTACACTACAGGCCTATATGTGGCAGCGCTGAACAAATGAAGCGTCAATGCTTCAGTATTTTGCAAACTAATCTTGTGAAACTCTATGAGAAATATGTTACAAAAGGTGCTAAAACGTTCAGAAAGCCCTCGGACTCTGTGTGTGGCTGACCCTGAGTTAGTCACTCTTTGGCATTTCACAGGATGCAACATGCAGGACATGAAAGAGTGTTGGAGAGTGGAGTGTCCAACCTTGTTGGATAAGTTAGGGTTCCTGTTCTTAAgggttttttaaagattatttttgggcattttatttgcataggacagctgaagacatgaaaggggagagagagggatgaatgacatgcagcaaagggccacagggcGGAGTCAAACCTGTGGCCACTGCTTCAAGGAGCAAATCTACATATATGGGTTTTTAAGTTGTATATGCTGATTAATGTTTAAGAcagtgactgtaaaaaaaaaggtctaagGTCAattacatatctgtaaaaaacaataacatattttttttaactattataTTACATGTATAATATATGTGGTTAAGAGTGCATTGTCTATGAATCTCTAGTGTTTCTTATTACCACTTTTAATTTCTCctgctgtttttgttattaCGTTGTCATACTTCTTCAAGAGGAGTTTTCATTCAATTGCTTTccctaaaagtattttttataataGCAGGCCAAGGGGATGGGAAACGTTGGACAAATTAGAGATGTAAGATGAAGTTTTTAGAGGTTGTGAGCAGTGTAACAGCTGCTACATAATGATGTTACTGTATGAATAAGACACACTGTTGCAGTTTAGTCAAATGCTATGTGGGGCCATAGCTAAACCCTGACCAGCACCAGTCCAGCTTAGTAGACACTTGGACCAATGGACAGCCTGGATACTGATTTTCAGAACGCTAGGTTGctgtatttgaaaaaacaattataaagtCAAGAATAAGTTGCCCTTGCTGCACTCTAACATAAAATATCCTTATATTCTCCTTtaaattcctctttttttttgattgattgaacgaaagtgggcacaactgaagccacatgtgcaaaactcaaaCTGCAGTCAGCACTAGCAACAGGAcaatttttgtctttatttgacgaatgttctcattgttattattattattattactgttattttgttgtctttatactgtctttttttatctattttttttcttgctaaaaatgctgctggaattttcaatttccccacgggagtcatcccaaaaggatcaataaagagaagtctaagtctataacAGTAACACAGAATAGTGTGACTAATCCTGCTTCTCTCCAGCATCATGCAGCTAGTCttcttcatcacattggatgtctgcatcatctctaaatacCATTGTAAAAGGtagtgtttttaacttttttttatagctgtgtataAAAACCTCAGACATCTTACATATTGGtatgttttctgtttctctcaaacGGTATGGTGTATAATTGTCTCACTCATGTTTGGggtttgtatacaaaaaaaggCTAATACAAGCTGATACGagacacctgcttaggctttcagctaaaattgcaatcagcagtgtttgataggcaccggactgaaatctattctgttttgaatgtgtggttaacagttgaacaaagtgctgtaaatccacagtgttgtgcatgtTGTGGTTAAAGCCATGGgataagtgtgtagagttttgaaaactgtgttcaatggtccacatgaactgttgCTGTACAAACTGTATTTAGAGTTTTGCACGTTACTCCACTTGTGCCCAAATTTAGCAactgaagaaaataaaataagtcaATTCAAATATATAGACATAGTATTTTTCCACACTGTTCAAAATGATATGAATTCTGTATCTGCTTATTCCAGTGCTCACTGAAGCTACATCACATtgataaaaactgaaatattcaAATCCAACAGGTATACAAAAATCTAAATGTCTATTGTCTATTGTGCAACTTCTAATTCAGCATAACATACATGGCAATCTTTAAAAATCCTTAGACTATGACTACAATTGTTTATAAAATGTTGTGT comes from Etheostoma spectabile isolate EspeVRDwgs_2016 chromosome 19, UIUC_Espe_1.0, whole genome shotgun sequence and encodes:
- the si:dkey-85k7.11 gene encoding endonuclease domain-containing 1 protein; amino-acid sequence: MHLFCTCALSFSLLMASPLVSASVSNSFKDCHQFFYMQTPPAGMKGTNLRRVCQKYADKQRYATLYDSSRRLPLYSAYIFKKSDGKRRIDTPWMYEPQLVSDDESGNMRALPLTEDTPPLIEDSQAVLEDYTDAVEYRRGPLNPDLHQSQPDDKSSTYTLTNVVPLFTNFLDASWNPYLDIIRRRLNNFCHGTSFMVTGVTVSGGTLKRDNKDRLAIPKHLWLAYCCPRFDHNSPYEVRFMFPSYGGYALNEQTDHSVVEVPLKTLEIFLKSQSDIDSDPTIFYKGCVPENSFRKKRDPTSVSVSWDNPERDAHA